TCGCCTGTTCGGCATTTTCCGCCGTCCACGCAAAAGCGCCCCAGCGCGCGCGGGTTTCGGCCTCGTCCGGGATATGAACTGCGTCAGCCATTAGCGGTCACATTCTCCAAACACGATGTCCATCGCGCCCAGCACGGCGGTGGTGTCGGCCAGCATGTGGCCCTTCAACATGAAATCCATCGCCTGCAGGTGCGAGAAGGCGGTCGGGCGGATCTTGCAGCGGTAAGGCTTGTTGCTGCCGTCCGCGACCAGATAGACGCCGAACTCGCCCTTGGGGCTTTCCGTCGCCACATAGACTTCGCCCGCGGGTACGTGGAAGCCTTCGGTATAGAGCTTGAAATGGTGGATCAGCGCCTCCATCGACTGCTTCATCTCGCCGCGCTTGGGCGGGGAAACCTTGCGGTCGAAGCTGGCGATCGGCCCTTCGGGCATCTCGTTGAGGCACTGCTTCATGATCCGCGCGGACTGGCGGACCTCCTCGACGCGGACCATGAAGCGGTCGTAGCAGTCGAAATTGGTGCCCACCGGCACGTCGAACTCCATCCGGTCGTAGACGTCATAGGGCTGCGACTTGCGGATGTCCCAGGGAATGCCGGAGCCACGGATCATCGGCCCGGAGAAGCCCCATTTCAGCGCGTCCTCCTTGCTGACCACGGCGATGTCGACATTGCGCTGCTTGAAGATGCGGTTGTCCGCGACAAGGCTGATCGCGTCCTCGAACAGACGCGGCAGGCGCGTGTCGAGCCAGTCAGCGATGTCGGTCAGCAGCTTCAGGGGCACATCCTGATGCACGCCGCCCGGCCGGAACCAGGCCGAGTGCATCCGCGCGCCCGAAGCCCGCTCGAAGAAGTTGAGGCAGTCCTCGCGAATCTCGAACAGCCACAGGTTGGGCGTCATCGCGCCCACGTCCATGACGTGCGAACCGAGGTTCAGCATGTGATTGCAGATGCGCGTCAGCTCCGCGAAGAACACGCGCAGATATTGCGCGCGCAGCGGCACTTCCAGGTTCAGCAGCTTCTCGATCGCCAGCACATAGCTATGCTCCATGCCGAGCGGCGAGCAATAATCCAGCCGGTCGAAATAGGGCAGCGCCTGCAAATAGGTCTTATATTCGATCAGTTTTTCGGTGCCGCGATGGAGCAGGCCGACATGCGGGTCGCACCGCTCCACGATCTCGCCGTCCAGTTCCATGACGAGGCGCAGCACGCCGTGCGCCGCCGGATGCTGCGGACCGAAGTTGATCGTGTAGTTCTGAATCTCCGTGTCGCCCAGCGTCGGGTCCGCCGCGTCGGTGACATGATCCAGTTCTTCCAGATAAGTGGACATCAGGCCTTGTCCTCCGGTTTGGCGGCACCCTTGCCTTCGTCGCTATGCGCTTCCGGTTTCGCCGGCGCGCCGGCCGATTTTTCGTTCGCCTTGCTGTCGACGGGTTCGCCCGCGCCGCTCTGGCCCGGCTTGTCGGTCGTCTTGGGCGTGTCGCCCTTCGGCTCGCCCTTGGGCGCGGCGGACGGCGGCGGCGGAGCAGGCGCGGGCGATGGAGCGCCGGGGGCCTGCGGAGCCTTCTCATCGCCCGGCAGCACATATTGCGCGCCTTCCCACGGGCTCATGAAGTCGAAGCTGCGGAAATCCTGCGCCAGTTTCACCGGCTCATAGACGACGCGCTTGTCCTCCTCGGAATAGCGCAGTTCGACATAGCCGGTCAGCGGGAAGTCCTTGCGCTGCGGATGCCCCTTGAAGCCATAGTCGGTCAGGATGCGGCGCAGGTCCGTATTGCCGGAGAAGACCACGCCATACATGTCGAACACCTCGCGCTCCAGCCAGCCCGCGACGGGCCAGATATGCGTGACGGTGGGGACCGGGATATTCTCGTCGGTCGAAACCTTGACGCGGATGCGGTGGTTCCGCGTGACGCTAAGTAGGTGATAGCAGACCTCGAACCGCTCGGCGCGGTCGGGATAATCGACGCCCGCCACTTCCATGAGCTGCTGATAGTGCGCGCGGGCGCGCAGCACTTCCATCGCGTCGGCCAGCTTTTCGCGGACCACGGTGAAGCTCAGTTCGTCGGCATGGTCGACGGTTTCGACCAGCATGTCGCCCAGCAGCCCGGCAATCTCTTCCGCGATGCCGGGGATGGCCGCGATCTTCGGAGCGGAATGTCCCATCATCAACGCTCAAATGTCCCAATGCGGCGGATCTTCCGCTGCAACTGCATCACGCCATAGAGCAGCGCCTCGGCGGTCGGCGGGCAACCGGGGACGTAGATGTCCACCGGCACAATCCGGTCGCAGCCGCGCACCACCGAATAGCTATAGTGATAATAGCCGCCGCCGTTCGCGCAGGAGCCCATGGAAATCACATATTTCGGTTCCGACATCTGGTCGTAAACCTTCCGCAACGCGGGAGCCATCTTGTTGCAGAGCGTGCCCGCGACGATCATCACGTCCGACTGGCGCGGGGACGCGCGCGGGGCCGCGCCGAAACGCTCCATGTCGTAGCGCGGCATGTTGACGTGGATCATCTCCACTGCGCAGCAGGCGAGGCCGAAGGTCATCCACCAGAGCGAGCCGGTGCGCGCCCAGGTGAACAGTTCCTCCGTGGAGGTGACGAGGAAACCCTTGTCGCTGACTTCTGCGTTCAGCGCGTTGAAGAAATCCCGGTCAGGCTGTGTTCCCACCGGCGGCATGGTGCCGGGGATGGGACGGTCAAGTTCTACTCCCAATCGAGGGCTCCCTTCTTCCATGCATAGACGAGGCCGAGCACCAGTTCGCCGATGAACACCATCATCGTCGCCCATCCGGTCCAGCCGATCTGGTCGAGGCTGACCGCCCAGGGATAGAGGAACGCCGCTTCCAGATCGAAGATGATGAACAGGATCGCGACGAGGTAGAAGCGCACGTCGAACTGGCTGCGCGGTTCCTCGAACGCCGGAAAGCCGCATTCATATTCGGACAGCTTGGCCGGATCGGGCTTGTGCGCGCCCGTCAGGCGGCCCACCAGCATCGGCAGGAAGACGAAGGCGCTGGAGAGCAGCAGGGCGATCCCCAAAAAGATCAGGATCGGCAGATATTGAGCGAGATCGACCAACGGAATCCCCTGGGCGAAAATGATTATGGGCGCGCTTTAGGACTGCTGCATATGCGAAGCAAGGGGGCAGAACCCTGAGAATGAATCGCAAAAAGCCCGGATAGGCGCGCCGGCCGGCAATATCGGCGTCAGCGCAACGCTCCGGCCACCAGCTTATGCAACTTGCTATGGACCGCATCGTTCCCCGCGATGATCTCGCGCCGCTCGATGGGCTGGTCCCCGCCGCGGAAATCGGTGACGAAGCCGCCCGCCTCGCGCACCATCAGGATACCGGCGGCCACGTCCCATGGCTGGAGGCCGCTTTCCCAGAAGCCGTCATAGCGCCCGGCGGCGACATGGGCGAGGTCCAGCGAGGCTGCGCCGAACCGGCGGATGCCCGCGACCGACGGAGCCACCGCGCCGAAGATGCGCGTCCACTGGGCGAAATCGCCATGTCCCATGAAAGGGATGCCCGTTGCGATCAGGCACTCCCCCATGTCGCGGCGCGCCGACACCCGCAGGCGCTGGTCATGGCGCCATGCGCCCCGGTTCTTTTCGGCCCAATAGCTTTCGTCGGTGACCGGCTGATAGATGAGGCCGCTCGTCACTTCCCGCTTCGCGCCGCCGAACAGGGGTTCCTCCACCGCGATGGCGATGGCGAAGTGAGGAATGCCGTGGAGGAAGTTGCTGGTTCCGTCCAGCGGATCGATGATCCAGCGCGGCTTGGCCGGATCGCCGGGGATCTCGCCCCCCTCTTCCAGCAGGAAACCCCAGTCGGGCCGTGCTTTCTGCAATTCCTCGACCAGGGTCTTTTCCGCCTGCTGGTCGGCCTTCGACACGAAGTCCGCCGGTCCCTTGCGGGACACCTGGAGATGTTCCACCTCGCCGAAATCGCGGCGCAGCTTGGAGCCGGCCTTGCGGGCGGCGCGTTCCATGACGGTGAGAAGGCCGGAGTGCGATACCATGTTCTTGTCTCCTCCCTCCCCTATCCGGAGGGATATTGTGTCCCGGAAAAGGAAAGGGCGGAAGGCTCGCTTTCGCTCGCCATCCACCCCCCGAACCCCTCCCGCCAGCGGGAGGGGCGATGCCGTCATCAGTCCGCGCGCTTCACATATTCGCGTTCATAGACATCGACGATGATGCGCGTGCCGGTGACGATGTGCGGCGGCACCATGACGCGCACGCCATTGTCGAGGATCGCGGGCTTGTAGCTGGCCGAAGCGGTCTGGCCCTTCACCACGGCGTCCGCTTCCACCACGGTCGCCTCGACCGTTTCGGGAAGCTGCACGGAAATCGGGCGCTCCTCATACATTTCCAGCATGACCATCATGCCGTCCTGAAGGAAAGCCGACGCATCGCCCACCAGATCCTGCGGCAGGTTGATCTGCTCATAGGTTTCGGTGTCCATGAAGACCAGCATGTCGCCTTCGGCATAGAGATACTGGAAATCCTTGGTATCGAGCCGGATGCGCTCGACCGTTTCGGCGGAACGGAAACGCACGTTGTTCTTGCGCCCGTCGATCAGGTTCTTGAGTTCCACCTGCATATAGGCGCCGCCCTTGCCGGGCTGGGTGTGCTGGATCTTGACGGCGCGCCACAGGCTTCCGTCATATTCGATATTGTTGCCGGGACGAATCTCGACGCCGCTGATCTTCATGGGAAGAGCCTGCCTATATGTCTGAAGGTGAAAAGAGCCGGGCCTTTGGAAAGGCTGGGCGCGCCTCTACATCCTGACGCGCCGAAGGGCAAGAGGGACGCTCATCGCTCTCCGGCGAGCAGGGGATAGGGATTGATCGCCCGTCCGCCATGCCATGGCTCGTCCCGGTCCATGACATGCACCGCGAAATGCAGGTGCGGAGCGGACGGATCGGCATTGCCGGTGCTGCCCACGGTGGCGATGCGATCGCCGCGCCGCACCGCCTGCCCTTCGCGCAGGCCGGGCGCATAGCCGTCCAGATGCGCGTAATAATAGATGCGCCGTCCGTCCGGCGATCGTTCGTAGACGGTGCGCCCGCCATCCTCGCTCCAGAACAGCTTTTCGATATGCCCATCGGCGGCCGCAAGGACCGCCCTGCCCCGCGCCGCCATGATGTCGATGGCGTCATGCGGACGCGCGCCGCTCGCGCGGGCCTGCGTGAAAGTGTCGGTCAGCGCCGAGGAAGGCACGCCTTCCACCGGGATCAGCAACGCGCCCCCCTCCTCCCGCGCCGCCTGGCGAGCGGCGACGGGCGGCGCTGGCGCATCGGCAGGCACGATCCGCACGCAGAAGGAAAGGAACAGCGCGCAGGGCAGGACCGCAAGCGCAACCCCCGCCCAGCCCCGCGCGCCGACCCTCATGACTGGAAATGCGCCTTCACGCCCGCCTTCACCATCTGCGCCAGGCGTGCCGCATCCCAGTTGGTGAGGCGGATGCAGCCATGGCTCTCCGTTCGTCCGATATTCTGCGGCTCGGGCGTGCCGTGGATGCCGTAATGCGGCTTGGACAGGTCGATCCACACGACGCCGACCGGGCCGTTGGGACCGGGCTTCAGCAGCGCCTTGCCATCCGACTTGTCCGCGTCCCAGAACAAAGCCGGATTATAGTGGAAATCGGGATTGCGGCTGATGCCCTTGATCGTCCAGTCGCCGATGGGCAGCGGATCATGCCCCGACCCCATGGTCGCCGGGAATTGGGCGATCAGCCTGTCCTCGCCATCATAGACCTTCAGCAGGCCTTCGGATTTGTCGACGACGATATGGTCGGCCTGCGGCTGGTCGGCGGCGACGGCAAGGCTGGCGAGCGTTTCGCCCCAGCCGCGCTCGTCCCCTTCGATCCGGGCGACCGGCTGGTTGGCGATGGCGGGCACGCGGATCACCGCGCCGGGGCCGACCTTCGTGTTCGGCGGGTTCAGCGCCAGCAGGGCTTCGGGCCGCGTGTGGAAGCGTTCGGCCAGCTTTTCCAGCAGGTTGCGATAACCCAGCGTGGGCAGCTTGGCCTGTTCGTTCAAATCCTTGGGAATGGCGAAGAACGGCCCCTTCGCGAAACCGTCGGGAATGCGGACGAGCCATGTGGCGGGCTGGGGATCGGTCCCCAGCAGCGCCTTGGCGGTGGCCTCGTCATATTGGCCGGTTTCCGGCAATCCCTTCGCCTTCTGGAAACCGCGCAGCGCGTCGGTGAAGGACATGCCCTCCTTCCCGTCCAGCACGCCGGGCGAAAAGCCCGCCCGGTCGAGCGCCACCTGCGCCTGAAGGATCGAATCCGCCCGCTGCGGCTGGCCCGCCGGTTCGGGCTGGATCGCGAAGGTATAGGGATCGGCCTGGGCTGCGGGCCGCTGCTGCTCCTCTCCTCCTTGTGGGGCTGGCGCGCCGGTCTGGCTGTTACAGGCGGTCGCGCACAGGGCGATAAGCGAGGAAAGAAGGAAAGGACGCACGGCATTCTCCTGATTTTCCAGAAGAAACGCCAGAAGCCTGCAAAAGATGCGTCAGCCTTTACCCGCCAGCACTGGCGAAAAGGCCGCAACGCCCGCGCGCGGCCCGTCCGCATGGTTCCACACCGCCCCGC
This genomic window from Sphingobium cloacae contains:
- a CDS encoding NADH-quinone oxidoreductase subunit D, whose amino-acid sequence is MMSTYLEELDHVTDAADPTLGDTEIQNYTINFGPQHPAAHGVLRLVMELDGEIVERCDPHVGLLHRGTEKLIEYKTYLQALPYFDRLDYCSPLGMEHSYVLAIEKLLNLEVPLRAQYLRVFFAELTRICNHMLNLGSHVMDVGAMTPNLWLFEIREDCLNFFERASGARMHSAWFRPGGVHQDVPLKLLTDIADWLDTRLPRLFEDAISLVADNRIFKQRNVDIAVVSKEDALKWGFSGPMIRGSGIPWDIRKSQPYDVYDRMEFDVPVGTNFDCYDRFMVRVEEVRQSARIMKQCLNEMPEGPIASFDRKVSPPKRGEMKQSMEALIHHFKLYTEGFHVPAGEVYVATESPKGEFGVYLVADGSNKPYRCKIRPTAFSHLQAMDFMLKGHMLADTTAVLGAMDIVFGECDR
- a CDS encoding NADH-quinone oxidoreductase subunit C gives rise to the protein MGHSAPKIAAIPGIAEEIAGLLGDMLVETVDHADELSFTVVREKLADAMEVLRARAHYQQLMEVAGVDYPDRAERFEVCYHLLSVTRNHRIRVKVSTDENIPVPTVTHIWPVAGWLEREVFDMYGVVFSGNTDLRRILTDYGFKGHPQRKDFPLTGYVELRYSEEDKRVVYEPVKLAQDFRSFDFMSPWEGAQYVLPGDEKAPQAPGAPSPAPAPPPPSAAPKGEPKGDTPKTTDKPGQSGAGEPVDSKANEKSAGAPAKPEAHSDEGKGAAKPEDKA
- a CDS encoding NuoB/complex I 20 kDa subunit family protein, whose protein sequence is MGVELDRPIPGTMPPVGTQPDRDFFNALNAEVSDKGFLVTSTEELFTWARTGSLWWMTFGLACCAVEMIHVNMPRYDMERFGAAPRASPRQSDVMIVAGTLCNKMAPALRKVYDQMSEPKYVISMGSCANGGGYYHYSYSVVRGCDRIVPVDIYVPGCPPTAEALLYGVMQLQRKIRRIGTFER
- a CDS encoding NADH-quinone oxidoreductase subunit A — its product is MVDLAQYLPILIFLGIALLLSSAFVFLPMLVGRLTGAHKPDPAKLSEYECGFPAFEEPRSQFDVRFYLVAILFIIFDLEAAFLYPWAVSLDQIGWTGWATMMVFIGELVLGLVYAWKKGALDWE
- a CDS encoding inositol monophosphatase family protein, whose protein sequence is MVSHSGLLTVMERAARKAGSKLRRDFGEVEHLQVSRKGPADFVSKADQQAEKTLVEELQKARPDWGFLLEEGGEIPGDPAKPRWIIDPLDGTSNFLHGIPHFAIAIAVEEPLFGGAKREVTSGLIYQPVTDESYWAEKNRGAWRHDQRLRVSARRDMGECLIATGIPFMGHGDFAQWTRIFGAVAPSVAGIRRFGAASLDLAHVAAGRYDGFWESGLQPWDVAAGILMVREAGGFVTDFRGGDQPIERREIIAGNDAVHSKLHKLVAGALR
- the efp gene encoding elongation factor P, coding for MKISGVEIRPGNNIEYDGSLWRAVKIQHTQPGKGGAYMQVELKNLIDGRKNNVRFRSAETVERIRLDTKDFQYLYAEGDMLVFMDTETYEQINLPQDLVGDASAFLQDGMMVMLEMYEERPISVQLPETVEATVVEADAVVKGQTASASYKPAILDNGVRVMVPPHIVTGTRIIVDVYEREYVKRAD
- a CDS encoding M23 family metallopeptidase, coding for MRVGARGWAGVALAVLPCALFLSFCVRIVPADAPAPPVAARQAAREEGGALLIPVEGVPSSALTDTFTQARASGARPHDAIDIMAARGRAVLAAADGHIEKLFWSEDGGRTVYERSPDGRRIYYYAHLDGYAPGLREGQAVRRGDRIATVGSTGNADPSAPHLHFAVHVMDRDEPWHGGRAINPYPLLAGER
- a CDS encoding L,D-transpeptidase family protein, translating into MRPFLLSSLIALCATACNSQTGAPAPQGGEEQQRPAAQADPYTFAIQPEPAGQPQRADSILQAQVALDRAGFSPGVLDGKEGMSFTDALRGFQKAKGLPETGQYDEATAKALLGTDPQPATWLVRIPDGFAKGPFFAIPKDLNEQAKLPTLGYRNLLEKLAERFHTRPEALLALNPPNTKVGPGAVIRVPAIANQPVARIEGDERGWGETLASLAVAADQPQADHIVVDKSEGLLKVYDGEDRLIAQFPATMGSGHDPLPIGDWTIKGISRNPDFHYNPALFWDADKSDGKALLKPGPNGPVGVVWIDLSKPHYGIHGTPEPQNIGRTESHGCIRLTNWDAARLAQMVKAGVKAHFQS